The Cetobacterium sp. ZOR0034 genome segment ATTTACCTACTCCACCCTTTCCACTCATGACACCTATCACTTTTTTTATTTTATTTGCCGGATGATTAACTATCCCGCAACTTGAAGACTCTTTTGAGCATGATCCTTTTGATGGACATGAATTACAATTTGACATTTTATCCTCCTTTTAATGTATCAATAAATAAGTTCACTTTATATAAACACATTTTAGTATAGTTTAATATTTTTGTCAAACTTATTTAACAATATGAGTTTTATTAAATCTAACTTGAAGATATTAAAATTGTGTGTTAGGATAAACATCATTCTATTATAAAGAGAGGTATACATATGACATTAAAAGAAGAATACCAAATTCAACAAAAGTATAGAAAATGGACTAATATTGCAAATAAATTACCACTGAACAATAATCAAACCATTCTCGAATTAGGATGTGGAATCGGTGAATTTTCTGAAATTTTATCCGAAAAAGTACATCAAGTTATCGCCGTTGATATAAATTCTGAATTTCTTGAAATTTTAAAAAATAAAAATATCAATAATATAAATATTATTCAAAATGATATCCATGATTTAGTTTATATTCCAGAGGAGATAGATGGTATATTCTCTAGTTTTGCAATCGCTTATTTTCCAAATAAAATGGAAGTGACTCTTAGTAATTGGGTTAATAAGTTAAAATTTAATGGGTGGATAGCTATTATAGAAATTGACAATCTTTTAAGAGGGCATCAACCATTATCAGAAAAAATAACAAAATATCTAGCAAAATTCGAAAAAGAAATTAAAAACGAAGGTGTTTATGACTTCGAGGCCGGAAGAAATATTGAACCTATTCTAAAAAAATTAGGACTAGAAATTATTCTAAGTGAAAATCTAGATGATTCTGAGCTTACATCTTCTGGAGCTCTCCCTGACAATATTTGTTCTATGTGGGAAAATCGTTTGAACAGATTATCCTTTAATAAATATTTCTCTAAAGAAGAGATTAATTCAATAAAAATTGAATTTCTATCTCTTCTTAAAAATACAAAACATATAAATGAAACTAAGGTTAAATTTATTATTGCTAAAAAAAATCAATCGAACGATTCTGTGAATATAATCAAAAATGCTAAAGAGTATGTTAAAAATAGATTGATTAATGAAAAAACTGGTCATGATTGGCAACACACTCTTCGAGTTCTAGAAAACGCTAAAAAAATTGCTATCAAAGAAAAAGAAAATATCGATTTTACAGTAGTTCAATTAGGTGCTTTATTTCATGATGTTGCAGATCATAAATTCGGTTATTCTAATATCGATCGTAAAAATATTATCGAATCATTTTTACTGAATACATCTCTAACGAAAGAGCAAATTGAGCATGTTGTATATATAGCTAACACAACATCTTTCACTAAAGGAATACCTCTAAAAACTTTAGAAAGTAAAATAGTTCAAGATGCTGATCGTTTAGATGCTTTAGGAGCTATTGGTATCGCTCGAACTTTTACTTTTGGAGGCGCTTTTCAGCGAGAGATTTATAACCCCGAAGAAATGAACGATACTATCTCTCATTTTTATACTAAACTTTTAAAACTAAAAGATTTGATGAATACAGAAGAGGGGCGTATTGAAGCTGAAAAAAGAGACAAATTCATGAGAGATTTCTTAAAACAATTCTATTTAGAAGTTTTGTAAACAGTTGATTTTTAAGGAGATGAATAGATATGAATACTTTACAAACAATTAATTCAAATATTATTTTTGATCTTGTAATAGAAAATGGAACTGTAATTTTTGGTTATGACAAAGCCTCTGAAATTTCAAATATCGGAATAATTAGAGATCGAATCCATACAATTTCTAAAGAAAAGTTAAAAGGAAAAAAAGTTATAAGCGCTGAACATTTATATGTATCACCTGGTTTTATAGATGTTCATAGCCATTCGGATATCTCTAGTTTTAGTAATAAAACTTGCTCAAGTAAACTTTATCAGGGAGTGACAACAGAGATTAATGGAAATTGTGGTATCGGAATTTTTCCAGGAACTTCTGAGAATCAAGATAATCTTGCTAAATATATTCAAACTCATTCAGATATTAACTATCATCCTATTCCACTTAATCGGATTAAT includes the following:
- a CDS encoding methyltransferase domain-containing protein, producing MTLKEEYQIQQKYRKWTNIANKLPLNNNQTILELGCGIGEFSEILSEKVHQVIAVDINSEFLEILKNKNINNINIIQNDIHDLVYIPEEIDGIFSSFAIAYFPNKMEVTLSNWVNKLKFNGWIAIIEIDNLLRGHQPLSEKITKYLAKFEKEIKNEGVYDFEAGRNIEPILKKLGLEIILSENLDDSELTSSGALPDNICSMWENRLNRLSFNKYFSKEEINSIKIEFLSLLKNTKHINETKVKFIIAKKNQSNDSVNIIKNAKEYVKNRLINEKTGHDWQHTLRVLENAKKIAIKEKENIDFTVVQLGALFHDVADHKFGYSNIDRKNIIESFLLNTSLTKEQIEHVVYIANTTSFTKGIPLKTLESKIVQDADRLDALGAIGIARTFTFGGAFQREIYNPEEMNDTISHFYTKLLKLKDLMNTEEGRIEAEKRDKFMRDFLKQFYLEVL